The genomic DNA taattttaggtCCCTTGGTCGAATGTTGAGCAACAAATGTGTGGTTCTTGCGTTGTGTTCATGCTTACTGATTTGGTTGTTTAAACTTCCTTCGTCCAGTTGTAAATGCGATTTAGGGTATCTAATGGGGAGAatgagaaaaggaaaggaaaattgaACAATTCCTTTTTtcgtttccttcattttcttctgttTTCTTTACAAATGAATTCCTTTCCTCTTCCCTTCATAGATCAAACACGGAGAATTCTATGAATTTCTTCCTCTCCCCTTTATGATTTTTCTGCAGAGGGTTCCTTAGGTTAGTCAGTAGCTGTTTTTTTGAACACGATGATGTTACCTAGATCTCTTCTCGTACCAATGGAGGACAagaattctatgaaaaattacaaaagaaatgaGAGGATTCAATGTTGTAATTTAGTTGATCCCATTAAATATGGAAAAGTTCGTCTTCAATTTCATGCTTGAAGCTGAGCATATATGCAAGTATATCTGTCTCTCTGTATGTTTAGATTGTTTAAGAAATAGCTGTTCAAACTGCAACTGTTTCTCAGCTGGTatgaggagtaagaaacaacaATTTTGACTATAAATCTTCAGTTCTTGTCCAGCGAATCCAAAATTGTAGATCCCACACGCAGAACATTATCTATTAGGAAGTATAAATGTAAAGTATCTAGCAGCCAAGTGGAGCTTGAAGACGGTAAAGACGACGAGGCTTGCGAGCTTGTCAATGGGGTCGAGTTTTCGATAGGGGAGGGAGACGACAGTATCCGCGCTTATCTTTTCAAGGCAGTGAAGAACAACAATGGCACTGGCATCTTGCTGCTGTCTGATATCTTTGGATTCGAGGATTCTTCCACCAGGGATTTTGCATACAGGGTTGCTTGCAATGGTTACAAGTAatgttataataattaatttcctcatcTCGACCATCTTATGCATACATCTCTTCTGCATAACATCTTAATCATTTTTCCTTCCGATGcagtatatatattctctctctcttatgcTCGACATATATAATATCACTGGTGTTTATCTTGGCAGTGTTCTAGTTCCTGACTTGTTTCGCGGGGATCCTTGGGCAAAGGGCAGGCCTAAGAATGTTTTTGAGGAATGGCTTTCGAGTCACAGCTTTGAAAGAGTTGCAAAAGACATCACAGCATCGACGAAATGGATGATGGATGAATTTGTAGCTGCAGGAATCTCCAAGAAGCTTGGTCTAATCGGATTCTGTTTTGGAGGCGGCCGAGTAATCGATGTGCTTGCTCAGGACGAGGGTGCCTCCTTTGGCATCGGGATTTCATTCTACGGCACAAGGATCGATCCTTCGGTTGCAGCTAACATTAAAGTACCTGTATTGTTAATTGCAGGTGACAAAGATCCACTGTGTCCAGTGACTACCTTAGAAGATATCAAGGAGAGAATTGGCGAAGGATGCAGAGTGATGATTTTCAGGGGGAGGGGCCATGGGTTTGCTCACCGGCCTGAATCTGCTGAAGAAGATGGAGATGCAGAGCAGGCATTCATGGTTGTGAGAAATTGGCTATTTGATGGTTTGGTTGTTGGGACCTGATGCTTTGATTGTTAGAAAACTCTCTCCATGTGTTTAATGACTCAGTAAGTCTTCCTTCATCAATGCTGCCTCTAAGGTGAAGTTCAAGCTGctgttgatgatgatggatcatcttCTGGGAATGTAGTTCTTTCATGGCCATTTCTAAGTCCAACCATGCATGGTTACTAAAAGTCTAAAACAGGCTCAACCGGCTGGTTGGACTAATTAGACCACCAACCTGTCACCAGGTCGGTCCAGTTCAAGAAAAAGACCCGACCCTACCAACATCCACATCATCACAAAAACTTCGTACAGAAGATacagaaaatatataatcaTGAATAGAGATGGTTGaaataagtaaaatttataTGGCCAACCCTAGacaggattaaggcttgtgatgtctctctctctctcttcccccctcccccccaggCTCCAGGTCATTCGTTGCATTACATGATTATTGCAACATCCGAAAAAAAGCCAAAAGTTAGAAAGAATTGAAAGCCCAGAAAGTTCAGTTTGGTATCCAAGAACACGACGACTTTATGCACTCATTCCTGTCCATCCTGCAAAGAGGAAGAAATCCACCACATTTCTTGAATCTATTTGTATACCATAAAACCACACAATAACtaatgtaaaaaatttaaagtcatTGTAACAATTGTGTTCTGCCCTAAAGACACCATATTTGATGACTTTACCAACCATTGGTTAAGTGTGGTACAAACTAAAAAGCCTCTGTTTGTTTTGAAGTAACatgtttttcaaagaaatattttaccCATTTTCTGGTGCTTGGGAAATAAAAAATGTGGATTTCatatcaaaatgcaaaaaatttgACTGACCCAAAAACttttggaaataattttttgttttaagaccAAAATCAAAACTTCATTATTCTAACAAAAAGTAACACGCGCACGCGAGCGCAACATTAATCTTCTAGTCTTTGGCTTGTTTaacataatatgaaaatatattttatacaaaaaaataattttttacatctaatattttcttacatgaaatattttgttagcaaaaatattttcctgatcaatatgtaaaatatattattttgatgtatatattttattacaaatGCAAAACTAGATTTGGATGGATTTGAGGGTAGATTgcatttgtttattattttttaaatacaagcCAAACACaggaaaatgaaatgaaaaataatgtattgggtaagcatttttttatatgaaaactGTTTTCCAGTGTAAAATATTATACATTGAAATAAACGGAGCAATAAACGGAGCCGGAACATAAAATGACTAGATGTGCAGCTACTGAACACCATGATGGCAAGAACAGGAAAGCccaaaagaacaaaagaattTGGAGGTTACTAAAATGCATAACAAAAGCCTAATAAACTCACTATGATGACCTGGAAGCAGTAAAATGAACAGATGAGAGACTGAACATTCTCAAAGCTGAAGAGAAAGAACATTCTCTTGAAAATATTATAGCCAATTCATGTGTCATTGTACCTTCCAGGTTATAATAGTGATTGCAAGTTAACAGAAAACATAAAGGAGAAGCAATACAAATTCATGCTCTCTAATCAACCATTGAATGGGAGGATCAACTGTCAACATATCTTTCTATATTTATCATAACAAATCATAGCATACAGCCCAAAGTTCAAAAACTTATACAGAGGACCACGCAGATATGACCACACAGAGTGAagtcatttctcaaaacagcaGAATAAGTGCAAAGATATGTTTTTATGAACAATACTGCAAGAGACCTTTGCtaatccattttctttttatgaacAATGGAAAGTGTTTCCAAAGAGAATTTTCTTTGTCTCTTATCAATTTCATTGCTTCATCTTTAATGGATTttcttatctttattttttttattctgcttttttttttggggggggggggggggggggttgcagGGGGTTGTTGATAAGCATCTCATTTACTTCAACacggggggagagagagagtagtcgtttaaagtttttaaaataattgctttattttttcttcatctaAAAACTTGTTAATGTAACATGTTAAGGGATTTAGCCAAAATTCTGGGTATAAGTGTTCAGGGGGTTAAAAGGAAACAGACACATAGGACATGTCCATTGTGTCATTGTTCCCAAGCAGAAAACATGTTAGGACGAATTGGCTGAGAAGATATAACCCCAAAAATATTCACTAATATATGACCACAATTTTTCTTGCAAGGCTATGAAATGGAAAAGTTCTATTGAGtgagcaacaaaaaaaataaaaatgaaaggaaagtgACAAAACATACATCACTAGAGCAAGTCATAAAGTAGAGAAGAAACTTACTAGAGAAGCTGGAGTATCTGAAATTGTGGGGGTGGATAGCTTTGCAGGAGATCCATCAAACTTGTATGAGCACTCTGTGTATGCTGACCCAATACCCACTCCAGCACCAAAAGCCAAAGATGCCCAACGTGTTACAGGGCTCCCTAACACAATACAGTGTAATAAATGCATCCAGtccttctatttactttttgtataagtaaAGATGAAATCAAATAAGAAATGAAGTTCATGCATCGAGAATTTGTTTCAGACAAATGCAGCTGGCGTGAAACTAGtaacagaaaacaaaaaagtgaGCTTTACTAATCAATGAACATCTTTTGTtttccattttctcattttcttttgctttcatGTAGTAGAAGATGGGTGCTTCCCTGAATATGTATCAACCCAAAGATGAGATTGGTGGACAtgattatctaaattgtaaattttaatgTAACTGCAGACAAGACAACAGTGACCTAATCAATTTTCTAGTTTGGTCAAGTTGTTTGTTAAATGGAGGAAAAACTTTGAATCTCTGGTAGTGACAAGAcagtaaaagtaaaaataaacaGGAAGCATTATACAATGGCTTGCATTTAGAAATATTGGagagataaaaaaatcattCCTTAGGACCTTCTGTTCAAATTAGGTTCACTTCCATGCAAAAGATAAAACATAATGagaattaaaactcctaaagtGACCAAATCTTAAGACCTTACACAATAATTCACATCAAGTATCACGCCACACTTAAGTGGGGGAGgggataatttaaaaattcaaagatCACCACAATTGTgagtgcacacacacacaagtacATCAGGCATCAACTAGAACAGATTAAAAGGGGACATTTACTTGTAAACAATCTTAAGGTATAGCCTCTTACAGTATATGCAGCAAGCATACAAAAATTGTATACCTTGTACCAATCAAATTATACTTGCAATTTCATATATCACAGAAAATTTGAGTGAACTATTGGAGTTTGACTCACCACAGGAATGGTCACCATCTCCACTAAGGTTAAGCGAAAATATAAACCAAACCTTAAGGTTTCTGGAATCACTGACCTCCATGTTTGAGTTGTCTGGTGACAGTAATTAACCTAATAATTCATTACCTTTTTCTTCTACCACATAATATGTTTCTATGACACTACATTTGCTGCCAAACAGACACTGATTAAGTGGGATGACAGGCTCCTCCTTTATTCGTTCTAATAGGTAAGAAAGCAGGTTTTCCCTCATGTTCTTCCCCGACCTTAGATGGAAAAAGCTGTAGGTAATAGCAGGCACAATGACCAAGGGTAACCAGTGCTTCTACTTGGCTGAGAAAACTGTTAACAGATGGcacaggaaaaagaaaaagtgtatCTCGAATAGACAAAGGCTATAGTTTGCAATCAAACCGTTTAACAGCCAACTTGATTAGTGATTTTCCACATCCGTGTGCACTGTGCAGACATGGCGGAAAACAGccccaaacccccccccccccccccccccctcccaaacAAAAGGCCAGAAAACAAGCTGCCGACCACCACGctaacaattttctttttgggCCCAAGAAAACTTCCCCTCTGGACAACAGATTTGGATATCCAGATATTATAccaatatattttttgataaacaACAAACAAATGCTGAGTTGTTagttaaaaaatagaaaaattagcaGTAAGCATCTGCTAATTAGGGTAATACAGAAAGAGAATGGCAATAACGGATTAATTACTGAAGCAGAGGAATTAACTGGACTTTAAAATCTGTTTAATTCTTGGGGTTATATTACAAAAGCAATTTGTAACAGCCAGCAGCAATAGGTCCAATTTGTTGTTGTCAAACAAAGAGACGAATGGCTGCAAGAAATAGCAAATGAAATGAAGTGCTTGCCCAGAACCTAACCAAcacacaattaaataaataaaatcaagtattcctccacaacaacaacaaacaacatATCAATCCTTAATAATAGCtcgccaatcatttctatcaaaAGCCATATCTTGAAATCAAGCGTTCCTCCAATAGTCAAACCCGAAAATGCAACTATTCAAATAGGTAAGATTCGAAATGTCGCGGCCCTTTAAGGAATTGAAGAAAGGGGGAAACATACTGAAGAGCAAGAGACCACCGATGGCACCGGCCAAGGAGGAGTAAGCGAAGCGGCGGAGACCCAAATCGAGATAGGCATCCCACTTTGCGTTCAGATCCAACTGCTTATTTTCAGCCAttgtcttcctcttcttcttcttctgttccGCCCTGGTTTCCTTCGATTCGGTTCGAGACTCGGGCTGGCGTTGATTTAAGTGTGTGGCACTGATGCTCTCTCGATGGCTTGATCGTCGAGAGTTGGGTTCTGTTCGTTTGCCttatttttaaccttttttggGACTTAAAATATTGGGTCTAACccataataatgataatataattATCAACAAATCTTTCTTTTAAAACCTTCTATCATCCACATTTTCTATGCTACAGAGAGatatttgtgttttatttttaattattattactaatGAATGAATATAAGCCCCTGCCCCTGCCCCTGCCCCTGCCCCTGCCCCTTGCCCATGCCTTCTCAAATCTCAAGAGTATTGAttgaagtcaaaataaatacatgaaAACACAACTCTGGGTATGGATGGACCCATGAtacatatttttactttttgtatttatatattttttcatttaaatatttaattaatattattattttaattatatttaatttttttattattacaattacacccttaaATTATAGTTAATTTATTATCCTGGTAGTGTTCTCATTCAATTTGATCTTCATCCGGGCGCCCATTTGCAAAGACTCACAAAGCAAGTTTGCCTGAAGAAGCACACACAACCGACCCTTGGTGTGCTAAGTGTTTAAATTTGGTTGTAGTAATGAAAATCTAATCTAATAGGAGTTGAAGAATGAATTGGATAGAGCTGTGGTTATACTTACTATGTTGGATGCAATGATTTTTGAGCAGTGGAGGAGGGAATGGATCTAAAACAAATAGCTCTGTCTGtctgtgtaaatatatatatatatatataaaagaagaagaatacaaGCACATATTTCACGAAAGAACAAAAACCACAATAATGTTGGCATAATTTATCCTCCATTGAATTCTCAAAGTGTAAAGCTTTCGAATTATAGATAGCCCTTATCTGcaatttttgtttcaaaactttGAGTATGAATGGCAGAGATTTTGTCTTTACCTTTTGCGGcatgtttttgttgttttttttacaaaaaatgggacaaaaagaagaaaaatatattttcatactttttatttttacattttcatTTGCAGGCAGCCACTAAAGGACACTGACAATTTATTTGATGAGTTATTTAAATATCGACGTGATTCTAAGAAAAATGTGTAGATTATAGGTGTCATTAACGGTGGTGACTTTGGATCTTAGAAAGTTAAGATCTACACTATTCCGATTCATTAGTTACGTCAATATGAGTTGGCAACTTGTACTTCAATGAGTCATATtgtaatttctaaattttcaatggaatCATTGGTGTTGTGATCAAATTCGTTGGTGACCTACAACGAGTTGAACTCACacttttaaaaatcataactacTTTAAAGTCACAACCCACAATATTATTGTGTGAATAAAGTCATCAGCAACCAAGGAGTTGGATTCACATCCTTTGAAGTTGCAACCCGTACGTCTCGAGAGTCATACCATGCACTTATCAGAGTTATGTTTGACTTCTATACGTCATCATAAACCATTAGCATTTTTGATTTGGCCTCGATTGTAATAAAAACGGATAATAAGGTTGTTAGCAGCCATCTTTTTGGAGTTGGACTCACATTTTTAGGAGTTGCAACTTATCGTCATTAAGAGTTACAACTTGAATACTTTGGAGACATGTTGGGACTTTCACTAGTCCATAGTAATAATTGACATTTTGACACGAGCTATTAACAATCTACTTAGACCCAGATATTAGGGAGTCGCAATTCAAACTTTTTAAAAGTCATAGCTCGTACTTATAGAAGCCATGTCGTGACTCAATCTTTGCCAATCATTAGTATTGTGACGAAAGTTATTAACAAAGctccaaaaaaattgaaacttatttttaattataatatatattttttgagatttaCAACCACAATTTTATGAGTTATGTCATAACTTTGATTAGTCTCTAACAATCGTTGACTTTATTAATGACTTTTAAGGAATATGATCGACACATTTAAGAATCATAATTTATACTTCTTGTAAGTTATAATTCATATTCTTAGACGCTAATCATAACTCTTGTAAGCCTCTAACAATCATAACGGTTTCTAATAAAGTCGTTAACAACTTTTAAAGAACAGTTACTCATactttcataaatcaaaacttACAATTGTTTATCGTAATAACCTTTGATAAGAATCACATAAGAGACTCTACAAGCCCCTCCCAGAGTCATTATCAATGTGAGGAGACTCATTCAAACCCTTCGAGCACTGAAGGACAAGGGAAAGAacagtaaatatatatatatatctacagtTGTTACACATACGAAgcatgaaaggaaaaataaaaaaaagacctTAACATAAGCGACCATATCTATTCTTAGCCTGGCCTCTTGACGCAACAGAGACAAACGCTGGCGTAAAAAGGGCTAGAAAAATTTGGTGGGCGCCGCGGCCGCATGCGGTTTGGGGTTTGGACATATCCTCCGGCGCATTGGATCCCCGCCGTTACTGACCGGATTTTCTGCGACCATCCCCACATGTCAATCCCTCTTCACGCTTAACTTGCTTcgcttctctttctctctctgtttctctctacaaaagccccttatttttcctttccttgcCGCTTCCAATTTGCAAAGTTTCTGTCTCGAGAAAAATCTGTCTTTCCGGTTCTTGCCTTTTCTTCCGTCCGAAAGAAGCTCCGTCGATACGAGATGGCCGAGGTGGCAACAGAGGAAGTCCTGGTGACCGTGACCCAGAAAGAGGAGCCGCTTGTTCCGGTGCCGGAGCCGGAGCCGGAGACAGCGCCGCCAGTGAAAGTGGAAGTGATCGAGCCGGAGAATCCGAAGCCGGTCGGGCCGCATAAAGTGCCCGAATCGATGGTTTCCTTCAAGGAAGAGAGCAACGTCGTCGCCGATCTCTCGGCTTCCGAGAGAAAGGCGCTTGAAGAACTGGAGGTTCTTGTCCGTGAAGCTCTGGACAAGCATGACTTCACTTTCCCGCCGCCGGCGGTGGTGGCGAAAGTGGAAGAGCCAGTTGTAACCACCGGGCCCACTCCTGATATTCCACTGGCCGGTCCGGAAACTGAAACCCACATCGCCGGATCAAAGACAGGAAAGGAAACCTCACCCACCAATGAATCCACAGGTTCCGCCGGAGAGGTTTCAATCTGGGGCGTGCCTCTTCTGAAGGACAAGAAAAGCGACGTGATCCTGCTCAAGTTTCTGAGAGCCCGAGACTTCAAGGTGAAGGACGCTTTCACAATGCTGAGGAACACAATCCGTTGGAGGAAGGAGTTCAACATCGACTCCTTGATCGACGAGGACCTCGGCGACGATCTCGACAAGGTTGTGTTTATGCACGGTCTCGATAAGGAAGGCCACCCGGTGTGTTACAATGTGTATGGCGAATTTGAGAACAAAGAATTGTACCAGAAAACGTTTGCCGATGAGGAGAAGAGGATGAAGTTCTTGCGTTGGAGGATTCAGTTCCTCGAGAAAAGTATTAGGAAGCTTGATTTTAGCCCTGGAGGTATTTCTACCATTTTTCAGGTGAGCGATCTGAAGAACTCGCCGGGCCCGGCCAAGAGGGAGCTCCGAATCGCGACCAAACAGGCCTTGCATCTTCTGCAAGACAACTATCCGGAGTTTGTTGCCAAGCAGGTAAATCCGAATCCCAGTATCTGTGTTTCTTGCAGGTAATTGCATTTAAGGTTTTTCTATTTTGTGCTCTGCGCTGGCTAACATTTATTAGCTAATTATTCTATGCCCTAAACACCTCCCACTTGTTACTGTTAAAAGAGATACATTTGTTAGAATCGATGCAACCAATGGGAGGTATGGAAAAGCCCTTGTATTTATACTGCTACTATTGTTACAATAATTTCTGGATTATGGAATTTTTTGGTGATTTCATTCTGTTCCATATTGGTATTTGCTGGTTTTGATGCACAGTGTTTCTCTGTTAAGGTTTTCATCAATGTGCCATGGTGGTATCTGGCTTTCTACACAGTGATCAGTCCATTCCTGACTCAAAGGACCAAAAGCAAGTTTGTATTTGCTGCGCCACCAAAAACAGCTGAAACCCTTTTCAAGTGAGTGAGCATTTTGGTTTTGTGAATTAGGGAGTCTAGTTTCTAGCCGGTCTTGTTTGTTTCTATGTCTGGTGGAATTAATTGTTTTCTATCCAATTGGTGAAACAGATACATTTCTCCGGAGCAAGTGCCGATTCAGTATGGCGGCCTTAGTGTGGATGCATGTGATTGCAACCCTGAATTCGGCTTTGATGATCCTGCCACAGAGATTACTGTTAAGCCTGCAACGAAGCAAACTGTGGAGATCCAAGTGATGGAGGTCCGATTGCTATATAGTTGTCTTAgaagtataataataatttaagagGTTACTGTTATTGTTACTGATCTGGGACTAATAATTGCAGAAATGTATTATCGTCTGGGAGCTTCGAGTTGTGGGCTGGGAAGTGAGCTACGGTGCTGAATTCGTGCCTGATGCTGAAGGTGCATACATAGTGGTCATACAGAAGCTGAAGAAAATGTCCCCAACTGATGAACCTGTGGTGTCTCATAGCTTCAAAATCAGTGAACTTGGTAAGCTTTTGCTGACCATTGACAACTCCACcgcaaaaagaaagaagatggtTTACAGGTTCAAGGTCAAACCATTCGGTGATTGAAAACCATGAACCATCAGAGTTGCCTTGGTATGACTTGCATGGGAGCGCCCGAAATTccaatattttgtttattggTCTTGTTTTACTGATTGAAGGTGTACA from Diospyros lotus cultivar Yz01 chromosome 4, ASM1463336v1, whole genome shotgun sequence includes the following:
- the LOC127799305 gene encoding uncharacterized protein LOC127799305 — its product is MFSSSITTSSAVVLLTRRLNHHHHHHQFFTNFASPRLPLSFLSSESKIVDPTRRTLSIRKYKCKVSSSQVELEDGKDDEACELVNGVEFSIGEGDDSIRAYLFKAVKNNNGTGILLLSDIFGFEDSSTRDFAYRVACNGYNVLVPDLFRGDPWAKGRPKNVFEEWLSSHSFERVAKDITASTKWMMDEFVAAGISKKLGLIGFCFGGGRVIDVLAQDEGASFGIGISFYGTRIDPSVAANIKVPVLLIAGDKDPLCPVTTLEDIKERIGEGCRVMIFRGRGHGFAHRPESAEEDGDAEQAFMVVRNWLFDGLVVGT
- the LOC127799308 gene encoding uncharacterized protein LOC127799308 codes for the protein MAENKQLDLNAKWDAYLDLGLRRFAYSSLAGAIGGLLLFRSPVTRWASLAFGAGVGIGSAYTECSYKFDGSPAKLSTPTISDTPASLDGQE
- the LOC127800515 gene encoding patellin-3, producing MAEVATEEVLVTVTQKEEPLVPVPEPEPETAPPVKVEVIEPENPKPVGPHKVPESMVSFKEESNVVADLSASERKALEELEVLVREALDKHDFTFPPPAVVAKVEEPVVTTGPTPDIPLAGPETETHIAGSKTGKETSPTNESTGSAGEVSIWGVPLLKDKKSDVILLKFLRARDFKVKDAFTMLRNTIRWRKEFNIDSLIDEDLGDDLDKVVFMHGLDKEGHPVCYNVYGEFENKELYQKTFADEEKRMKFLRWRIQFLEKSIRKLDFSPGGISTIFQVSDLKNSPGPAKRELRIATKQALHLLQDNYPEFVAKQVFINVPWWYLAFYTVISPFLTQRTKSKFVFAAPPKTAETLFKYISPEQVPIQYGGLSVDACDCNPEFGFDDPATEITVKPATKQTVEIQVMEKCIIVWELRVVGWEVSYGAEFVPDAEGAYIVVIQKLKKMSPTDEPVVSHSFKISELGKLLLTIDNSTAKRKKMVYRFKVKPFGD